Within the Sporosarcina luteola genome, the region CAATTCTTGTTTAAATTGGATTTCAGAAACATACAGCAAGTCTTTCGTATCCATTTTGCCATCTGTCGGGTTATGCTCTTTCACCGCTTCGTCAATAACGGCAGTCATCGCTTTCGACAAGTTGTTGATGAATCGCTTCGCTCGTTTTTGCAGCACAGGATCTTTAATGTGATCATGTGTGAGCTCAGTATGCGATTCGTTTTCTAGTGACTTTAAATACGCATCTTCTTTCATTCCGCCGATCAAGACGGCGTTGAATGGCTGGTTCGCTTTGTTCTTTACTTTTTTATCTTCGATTTTCATGCCAATTGTCCTGACAATCGCCACTCTGCCTTTTGGTATTTCTTCGTCGTACCTGAAGTACAGGTTGAATTCGTAGTCGTCTTTGCCGTCGGATACTTGAAGTGTACGAGCAGGCTGTTCCAGATAAGTGCTTACATAGAGGGGGGTGAATACGTGTTTCATGTCCGCAATGTTTTGGGTGTAGTATTCCGGGTCTTTCACGTATTCCTGAATGTTATCGGCGTTAATTTTTCTGCCATTGACGTCGACTTCTAATTTATTCAGAAGGATTGAAACGAAGAAGCTGTCGCACACGCTGCGAATGATTTCCGTTTCATCGCTATATTCTTTTCGTAAGAACGGGATAATGATTTTTAATCCACGCGTTTTCTTTTCGAAAACTTCATGGAAGTTGTTCTTAAAGGGATAGAATTTTGATTTGGATTTATTGGCATCTAGATATGTAATATCCGCGAAGTAGCCTGTGGAACGATAACTTTGATCTTTATAGTTATGCTCAATGAGTTGCACGGTACCCCCTAGATGCTGGTCTCCGTTCGCATCGCAGTTTGCGAAATACATGACATTCAAATCTGAAGCAGCGTTGGAAGCAATTTTACCGACTCCGTGAGAACCACCGCGAGACGTTTCGACAGCTGCATTCTCTTCCTCTGAATGGACCCCTTTGTTATAGGCGTAAATCGCCCACGTGTCTTTAGGAGAATTGCTCTGGCCATTCTTCGCGCCACTCAAGCCTCTCGTATTGGAATCTTCAAAAGAGATATAGTGAACCTCTTCCTCCTCAGACGTTTTCACCATATGTGCAATGGCTTCTTTCGTATAACTGTTACGGCCTTTCAAGGAATGAATACGTTCGATTACTTCATTGATTCCTGGAACGTCTTTCTTTTGGATCGTACCTGTTGTAATAGAGAACTTTACAGGACCCTCGCTATCAAGCAATCTGCCATCTAGTGAGTTTTGGATATTTTCACGGATAAGCCCCGCTACTTTTAAGTTATAAAATCGTTCAAGAATTTTATTGAAATTGGACTCCTCTATATTTGGAATCGGGGAGAACTGCCAATAGGACATACTGCACCTCACATTGTTTACTTATTTATAATAGAATGTCTTGGATCTAAGACATATAGTTAAAGTATATGGGAAAAGGGGAGGAGGATCAATGTAACTTGGAGTAATGTTTTAGGTAAGTTCACCCATAAAAAATAGAGACTGAGCAAGAGCCCAATCTCACAACAAAGAAGATATAAAGTCTACAAGTACAGCAAGCGAAACGCCGGCACAAAACCCAACAATAAAATGTCGAGGTATCTATTCAATCTCCATGCCCCCGTTCGGTTTGAATAAAAATAGGTACCAGGCACTCAAGTAATTTCGAATTGAATTTGTGCCTGATACCTCACATGATTCTTTTTTAAAATTGTCACCTATGTGTTGCAGATGAATTATTTAATAGTGAACCGAAAACTGCAAGAACAATAAAACTTGCTATAGTAAAAAGTACTACTGTCTTAAACAATACCCATGTATTAAGAAGAGCATTTACAATTAGCGCCAAAAAGATGACTAATAGAATTGATAAGATTATTTTATTGGTTAGTATATCTACCTCGAATAGGATATATATCGCCATTTTCCATAGAGTCTTGGAAAGAATAATTACACCGGCTATCATCATTAGCAATGGAAAGACTAAATTACTTAACATAGAAATGCTTTTTTCGGAATTGAACATCAACTCAAAGATTGGTGTACCTGAATTGATTTCCAAAATCAGTGGTGCAGAAAGCTTGTTTGAAAAAATAAATAATAAAATTGCTGAAAAAAAGGCTAAAGCATAAATTACGATATCATAGTTACTAGTTTTTTGTTCTTCCACAATTCTCCTCCGTTCATAATTAAATATATGTATTATTGGGGAAAAATATTAATATAGTAATATAGTAGCATTTAAAGTAATGTGTGTTTGGTTTCTTATGCCAGAGAAAAACAAGAGCTGCTAGTTTCACATGCATATTAGGAGACACCCGTTTTTAACTTAGCATCAAAGGGAATATGCTCTCCTTTGCTCTCTTTGCCAGATTCACTGTGTGAATTTCTTACCGTACTATAATTAAGTACTAGGCACCCGATCAATTCTTAATTTCTTGGGTGCCTGGTACCTTTATTAATTCATAACCTTCAAGTGAAGTTCAATTCACTTTCAAAGAAACTAGCGCATTGTGTATGGCCTCGAGTTTCGTTTCAAGCCGGTGTAAGAGATAAAAAGATACAAAAATCGGAAATCCGATTTGTTGTATAAGATTTATCCACTGTTCCATTTTGAATTCGCCTCCTCATTTTTAATGATAAAAGACTCCCCAGCCAAGCCGGAGAGCCTTTTTCTTATGCCTTTACAAGATCATCTACGGTGCGTTCGATAATGCGGGCGCCTTTTACGGTTGCAAGAAAAGAGCCATCCACTTCAAAAACCTGTGAATTGATAATCTCCTGCATGGCTCCCTCCACCTCGGCTGGTGTTAATCCAGCTTTTGGCTCGTCCACTGTTAGGGATGTTTGTTTTCCCGCAGCAGTCGTGAAGTTTAATTGTAACGTTTTCGCCATTCCTCATCTCCCCTTTCTACTTAGTTCATAATGTCTCCTGTTTCTACCCTTTCTGCTCCGATTAATGGATATTCGGAGAGCTGTGCCAATTGTGTCAGGGCGTTGTGTAGGTTGTCAGCCGTCGCGCCTTCTGCGATATTACGGTAGGATTTCGATTTTCGGATCAATTTCCCATCCTCCGTCATCCCGCCATCGAAGTACACCTTTCCTACCGCGTTTTTGAATTCGATTGTCGCCATTTGCTTTCCCTCCTTTCACACACTATATAGACTTGAAATGGTGAAAAGGATACTTCTCTGTATGTTTTATTTAAAGGCTATGTTAAAGCCCAATGTTGATTTTTTACACCTGTTAATTGAGACTTCGAGATGAGAGCAGCGTGACAGGTGGGACCCCTTGGTATAAGTTTATGGACCTAAAAATTATTAAATCAATAAGTCATTCAAACAAATTATCTCGCATCCTTTACTTTCATAATAGTCTATCATGCCGTCAATTTTCTTTTTATCATAACTGGTAATGCAATCTGATAGTACACTAACCCCATAGTTTGATTTACGTAAGTTATAGCAAGTTGACTTAACACAAGCAACAGCATCCGCTCCAGTTATGTAGAAGTCGTCTATTTCATTTATACTAATAAATTCCGTGAATTCTTCACTTGTTAATGCGTTTCCTTTATATTTTGTAAAAACATTTTCTGATACTATTTTCAAATCTGGAGCTAATTCGGCACCTAGTGTATCTGTTTTAAAAGTTCTCGTACCAGGTGACAAATTCTCATGTCTTATATAAACAACATGAATATTATTTTCGACCGCCCAATCAATTGATTTGTTGATATTGTCAATGATATCTTTGTAATTCTTTGTTACATCATTTTGAATATCAATAATTACTAAAGCTTTTTTCTGCATAATACATCCTCCTAATAAATAAACTGATTATTTTTTCTTGTAAACTTATTATAGAACAGGAGTTCGAGTGTGGCGAATATTAACAAAATCCTTTAACACAGCTTATTAAACACGGTTTAAGGAATAAGTTTTTAGGTCTTCTGAGATGCCCGGTTGTAATGGGAATCGTAATACAGTGAAGGATGCACAAGGGTGGAGAAACTTCTTTGGGGGATTTAAAGATGGAGGTACTTCATTTCGAATTAATAAATTTAGTCATCTTCTACTTCCACTAAAAAGATCCGTTCCTCAAGACTGCCTCGTTCAACTGCTTTCTCAGCACGTACCGCTTCCAGTTCCTCCACCGTAACCCCGTGAAACTTAGCAGCAGCGTGAATCAACTCCAGCAAATCGGCCAGTTCCTCAACGGCATCATCAGAGGAGATTGCTCCCTCATATTCCGCTAATTCCTCATGCATCTTCTTGTTCACTTCAGTTATGTATTGCGAGTCGTCCAATATATAGGTGACACACGTCTTACTGTCCTTTTCGATAATGCCGGGTATCAGGTCTCGTACAAGTTTGTTGTAGATTGGCATATGATTTTCTCCTTTAGGTTGCAATTTTCTATATTTTAGCATAGCGCTGGATAGAGATGTTGATAGTAATGGAAGAGAAATGTATTTTGCAAGAATTATCCCTAAATTATAAGGAATATTTTACATGTTATATGGTACTATTTAATTAATGCGAATTATGTAGAAAAAAGGCGGGGGGATTCGATTGTTGAGCTTATTTAGATCAAGATGTGGGATATGTAAAAGGAAAGTATCAGAGTTCCAACGTTATAGGTTACCGAATAATAAGGTAGGGAAAGTCTGCTTAGCTTGTTGTGTGTATGCGGAGAGAAGGGCTTATCGGAAGTGTTGAAGCAGCAACGAAGCGAACTTCACTTGTACTGAAAGAGCCTGCTGTTCAATTAAGAGTAAAGGTGGTGTTGTTATGATTTCGGGTTTCTTTGGAGGGATTCTTTCTGTTTTACTTATGCTGATAACATCAAGTGTCTTTCCGTTACTTGTTTTAGTCATAGTCTTATCGTTAGTAGTGCAGTGGAAAATGCCCATTATCAAAGGAAAGTATGGAGAGTGGGTTGTGAAATCCAAGCTTGAGAAATTAGGGGATGCATACACTGTCTTCCATGATGTGTATATTCCGAATGGCGAGCGGGGATTGACGCAAGTAGATCATATTGTGACGTCAGAGTATGGTGTGTTTGTCATTGAAACGAAACATTATAGCGGTTGGATTTTCGGCGATGAATATAAACCGTACTGGACACAAGTCATCTATAAAAAGAAAACAAAAATGCACAATCCAATCCGACAGAATTACGGCCATGTGCAAGCTCTGCTTACGTACATAGGACAAGCGGAAATGAAGGATGTCCATTCGATCATCGCCTTTTCACCTAGCTCTACTTTTAAATTCAAAAAGGATTTCACGTTAGCACATGTCATTCAGTTTACTGAATTGCTAGCGACAATCAAACAGTACAAAGAGCGACGTATTAATGAGACTACCGTGAGAGAAATTAATGCAAAGCTTGGAGAGCTGTTGGTTGAAGATAAAAGAGAGAAGAAGCGTTTGAAGGCAGACCATTTGCAATCAATCCGAAAGGTGAAAGGTGCCAAACAGACGGCACGGCCACATACCGGCGATTCGAAAAATACATCCACGCAGGTCGCCTCGACTTTACAAACTACCTGTCCCAAGTGTGGTGGGCAACTGAATTTGAAGGCGGGGAGGTATGGGAGATTTTATGGGTGTAGTAATTATCCGGGTTGTAGGTTTACAGAGAATTTGAAATCGAAGCAGCAGAGTGTTTAGAAAAATATCTAGGGACTATTGTGGAATGAAGGAATTCACGGGATAAATTCCTTATAGGATTACCTCTAGAAGTACAATAGGTAGTCTTTTTTTAGTTTTTATGAATGGACTGATTTTTAATGAACGAAACAGGAGGGCCCAAAATTGAAGCAAATCACAAACAAAATCGAGTTATTTGAACACTTTAGGAGCATGGCATTACGAAAAAGGGCTTCTGAAATTGAGATACCCGGAGTAGGGAAGTTTCGGATATTTTATCAAGAACCCGAGGATGTCGACCGAGATGTTGCTGCAGACTTGGACGGAATAACGATAAATGATGACGAGCGATTTAGACTCTGGGACGATGTATTATTGAAGGTGAAGCAAACAATCAGTTTTCCAAGTTACGAGACATGGTTCAAAAATACATCCGCAATCCTGCTCGATGATCGTCATATCGGTGTAGTGTGCAGCAATAGCTTTCAAGTGGATTGGTTGCAATCATACTATAGAGACACTCTACTCACTATACTTAAAGAAGTGACAGGGGAACAAATCGGGATAGAGTTCTTTGTAGAGAACTCTCAATAAGTAGTTACTCATGGGTGGTCGTATTTCAGTATCTGAAGCGCTAATGCTCATGGTAACATTCGGAGCATTAATCGTACGATATTGTCGTTCCACAATAAAAAATAATCCATCCTTGAGTGGGTAGCTCATAATGGATGGATTATTTTCATACCCGAGCTGATCCCCATGAAGGGAACCTGCTATTACTAATTCCAGAGCGCCTAATGTTGGTAGCATTACGTGGTCCTTTTTAGATTGGTTATTGAAACCAATTATCTTCATTATAGGGGAGTTTATTGGTCAACAACCAATTGACGCTCTAAAACAACTGACTCAGGAGGAAACGCCTGCCTAACCACCAAATAAAAGCTTAGCAATCATTTCGAGTACCAGGTTCTCTTTGAATTTTAAATTGTTTAGACCTAACACCGTTCATTGGATTGTCATAATGTTTGTCGTACAGGTACCGACCACTAAAACTGGAGGTTAATTATGAAAATAAAAATACACGCTGATAAGGTGATTTTCGATGGCATTGAAATTTGCGGTCACATCGATCAAGAACAATCTTGTTCTACATGTAAGAATAACTTGATTTACTATGATGACTTTGATGCGTTTTTTTGTGCGGCATGCAATTGTTGGAGTGAGTCAACATGTAGTGAGCCTAGCTGCAGGTATTGCCCTAATCGACCAGAAACGCCGCTTCCTAATCAAAGTTAGGCTACGCATAATATTTCTGATACCAGGTTCACATCGAGTTTCGAATTGTTTCAGAACCTGGTATCGTTTCAAAGCACCTGTTAGCAAAAAAAGTGCATTATAGTCGTTGCTTTTCTTCTTTTGTACTTTTAGATTTGATTAGCGAATAAATATCTTTGACATGAAGTACAAGCAACCCTATCATAAGCAACCAAACAAAATGTACTTTGTAACCAAAATCGTCCATCATATATTCACGATATTTAAACGGAAAGTAGCAAATAAAAATAAATAATAGCAGGTCCCAGACTACGGTCACTATTTCTTTTAGTTCTTTTTTGTCATTCAGTAATCCAGTTAAGATTAGCCTCACGATTAGAAAGGCTGCGAGTGCACTTGGATAATTTGACATATCTACATGAAAACCACGAAAAGCATCCATTGATAACCTCCTTTTTTTGATGTCCGGATTTTTTTGAAATCATTTAATAAAGTGCCGACTAGGCAGCTCTGATCCTTGAGTAAAGCACCCTATAGCGTAAGTGCATTTCTTCACAATAAAATCGTACTATGACTTAAATTAAGTTCAATCACTGCAATCCGTATCATATCCATTCCATTTTCACCACTTCTTTTATGTCACCGCTGTTGCTAGTTTTTATACTTCAATTGTTAGCACAAACGGGCTCGGCCGATAAACATAAGATAGAGTAACGACATAGTAAAGGAGGTGAAATTATGGGACTAGCTTGTTCATGCGGTGTGCGTACGAATCCTATTGCCGTCGATCCTGATATCCTCATGGCATTTCCTGATGGTATGACTAGGCGCGGAGCACTGACTCTTACAGCAAATATCTGTGCAGATAGACCAGAACTATCTACGTTTACCGCATCATTTGTCGACCCTACTGTTGGTGATAATAGATCTTTTGCATTTACTTCAACAACTTTTACAACAATCAGTTGTGAAATTATTCAAGGAGAATGCACTGTTTCCATCACGGGCATGGGACTAGTAACTGGCGAGCTCACTCCAAGACTATTTTTTGTTCAATTTATTGACAGCCCATCTCCTTTAAGTGATACTCTTAGTGCCTTCTCTGTTGGCGATTTCGCTGTCATAATAGAAGTTGGTGAACTACAACCTGCCCTGACCTTCTTCGGTTGTCCTACAACTTAATAGCAATAGAGAGGATTACCACTCGTGGGTTTTCCTCTTTTTTTCGCACTTTTTCAATAACCCTTAAACCACCACTTCCTTTACGTCACATTTTGGTTCAAAAGCGAAATAAAGAGGAATGCAATGGGCCCCCTCTCCTTCACTAAAATGCTCCGTTAATTCAATAAGCAACGAGTACCCGAGCTGCTCAGAAGGGTTCAACAAACTCTTTTTCCACCTTCTTCAAAAACTCTTCATACACTTTATAATGCTCTAGTAGACGCTTATGTGCCTGTTCACGCTCTTGGGATGTTGTTGCCTCTTCATAAGCAATAACAATTTGAACATATTGTTTCTTTGTATCCAAATACTCGTTAAGATACTGTTCTTCAATTTGTCGCTCTGCTCGTACAATACCACCCGTAGAATTGTAGACATCAGCAAACGCATTAAATAATGTTTCAATTAATTGAGCTCTTTGAGCATCATCATACTTCTCTGCTGTTTCTTGGTATTCCAAAATTCGTTCTATCGGCTTTTGTATGATAGCCAACTCCCCATAAATGGACGCCCGATAATCTATTATCACTTGATGTTGATGATAAAAAACTGTACTGGTTGCAATCAGTAGTATGAGTAGTGCGCCGATGTAAATCTTTTTCACTAATCTATGCCTCCCCAATGTCAAGATGTATTTAGCTGCTCTTGTTTATAAGTCATTTCGAGTACCAGGTTCCCACAGAATTTCGAATTGCTTTAGAACCTGGTACCCTTCACTATCGCACAAGTATAGACAAAAAATTATTCCATAAAGTTCTCAACCAGTTCATAGCATCTCTCTTCCGTAAGATTTGCTAGCACAACCACATATTCCAAGTGTTCCTGTGTACCGCCTTGGTATTTGAGCGATGCTTCCTTCGCGGTATCATCTCTATATGTTATCCAGTTCCGTTGTTCGTCCCTTAACTGATTCATTTCCTCTTTAGAAAGCTGCTCCTTTAGCACTCCATACACTTCATTCAATAATTCATCCCACAGATCATAGCGTTCTCCTTCGACTTTTTTCAATGCGAGAGTTGATGAGTCATTGGAATAAGTTTTTCGTATTTTGTCCACTTCTTTGCTTCGAGTAGCAAGTTTTTGTTGATATACTTCCTTCATACTCTTTGGGGTAGTTGCAATGTCTTTTTCAGTTTCCGTGAGCGATTCATTGTCGTTGCTGTTTGAAATGTTTTGTGATGGGTCTGTAGTAGAAGTATGGGCATTCTGTGACTCTTCGGACGTGTTTCCACAAGCCGCCAATATGGCTACTAGTAGGAGTCCTACTAATGACTTCTGATAGCTTTTCATTCTATACCAACTTTCATCTTATCCGGATTTCCGGGTACTAAATATTGATAGTCAGGCAAAAAAGACTATTGTAATTATACACTTCAATTGTTTGGAGTGCTTTGATTACGAGGTCCGCAATTATCAACAA harbors:
- a CDS encoding DUF2922 domain-containing protein, whose amino-acid sequence is MAKTLQLNFTTAAGKQTSLTVDEPKAGLTPAEVEGAMQEIINSQVFEVDGSFLATVKGARIIERTVDDLVKA
- a CDS encoding cysteine hydrolase family protein; its protein translation is MQKKALVIIDIQNDVTKNYKDIIDNINKSIDWAVENNIHVVYIRHENLSPGTRTFKTDTLGAELAPDLKIVSENVFTKYKGNALTSEEFTEFISINEIDDFYITGADAVACVKSTCYNLRKSNYGVSVLSDCITSYDKKKIDGMIDYYESKGCEIICLNDLLI
- a CDS encoding DnaA N-terminal domain-containing protein; the protein is MKQITNKIELFEHFRSMALRKRASEIEIPGVGKFRIFYQEPEDVDRDVAADLDGITINDDERFRLWDDVLLKVKQTISFPSYETWFKNTSAILLDDRHIGVVCSNSFQVDWLQSYYRDTLLTILKEVTGEQIGIEFFVENSQ
- a CDS encoding NERD domain-containing protein; translated protein: MISGFFGGILSVLLMLITSSVFPLLVLVIVLSLVVQWKMPIIKGKYGEWVVKSKLEKLGDAYTVFHDVYIPNGERGLTQVDHIVTSEYGVFVIETKHYSGWIFGDEYKPYWTQVIYKKKTKMHNPIRQNYGHVQALLTYIGQAEMKDVHSIIAFSPSSTFKFKKDFTLAHVIQFTELLATIKQYKERRINETTVREINAKLGELLVEDKREKKRLKADHLQSIRKVKGAKQTARPHTGDSKNTSTQVASTLQTTCPKCGGQLNLKAGRYGRFYGCSNYPGCRFTENLKSKQQSV
- a CDS encoding DUF1659 domain-containing protein; the protein is MATIEFKNAVGKVYFDGGMTEDGKLIRKSKSYRNIAEGATADNLHNALTQLAQLSEYPLIGAERVETGDIMN
- a CDS encoding nucleoside triphosphate pyrophosphohydrolase, giving the protein MPIYNKLVRDLIPGIIEKDSKTCVTYILDDSQYITEVNKKMHEELAEYEGAISSDDAVEELADLLELIHAAAKFHGVTVEELEAVRAEKAVERGSLEERIFLVEVEDD
- a CDS encoding lysozyme inhibitor LprI family protein; the encoded protein is MKSYQKSLVGLLLVAILAACGNTSEESQNAHTSTTDPSQNISNSNDNESLTETEKDIATTPKSMKEVYQQKLATRSKEVDKIRKTYSNDSSTLALKKVEGERYDLWDELLNEVYGVLKEQLSKEEMNQLRDEQRNWITYRDDTAKEASLKYQGGTQEHLEYVVVLANLTEERCYELVENFME
- a CDS encoding YvrJ family protein, whose translation is MEQWINLIQQIGFPIFVSFYLLHRLETKLEAIHNALVSLKVN